The following proteins are encoded in a genomic region of Cyclonatronum proteinivorum:
- the rlmN gene encoding 23S rRNA (adenine(2503)-C(2))-methyltransferase RlmN, with protein sequence MQPNSAGNDDILPAPKTNLKSLSRAELSAFCTERGLKRFRADQLFQWMYQKDVSDFGEMTNLSKDLRAELSELAVVGTIEAASQQRSADGTIKFLFRLADGHKVEAVLIPDFDEDGSAKRLTVCVSSQVGCVFGCSFCATGKMGLLRNLSPGEIVDQVVKINTVSEGAYGKGITNIVYMGMGEPLHNYSAVTESAAIICDEKSLGLSPKRITVSTVGLTKQITRLADEGQPFRLAISLHAASDEKRDKIMPINSSLNLSALKEAVQYYHQKTEMPVTYEYLLFDQFNDTAEDARRLARISKWAPSKVNIIMYNNVAGVELQRAREGRLDAFMRALRDQHVRATVRRSRGDDIDAGCGQLAIREGAPKGKTIRKD encoded by the coding sequence ATGCAGCCAAATTCAGCGGGAAACGATGACATCCTTCCCGCCCCCAAAACCAACCTTAAAAGCCTGAGCCGTGCAGAACTCTCTGCCTTCTGCACGGAACGCGGCCTGAAACGCTTCCGGGCCGATCAGCTCTTCCAGTGGATGTATCAAAAAGATGTGTCCGATTTCGGCGAGATGACCAATCTCTCCAAAGATCTGCGTGCTGAGTTGAGCGAACTTGCCGTAGTCGGCACTATCGAAGCCGCTTCGCAACAGCGCTCCGCCGATGGCACCATCAAATTCCTGTTCCGTCTTGCTGACGGACACAAGGTCGAAGCCGTTCTCATCCCCGATTTCGATGAAGATGGCAGTGCGAAGCGGCTCACCGTTTGCGTGAGTTCGCAGGTCGGCTGTGTATTCGGGTGCTCCTTCTGTGCGACCGGCAAAATGGGTTTGCTACGCAACCTGAGTCCCGGCGAAATTGTGGATCAGGTCGTCAAGATTAATACCGTGTCCGAAGGAGCCTACGGCAAGGGCATTACCAACATCGTTTATATGGGGATGGGTGAACCCCTGCACAACTACAGCGCCGTGACCGAATCGGCGGCCATCATCTGCGACGAAAAAAGCCTGGGACTTTCCCCCAAGCGGATTACGGTTTCAACCGTAGGCCTTACGAAACAGATTACGCGCCTTGCCGACGAAGGGCAGCCCTTCCGGCTCGCCATTTCCCTGCACGCGGCAAGCGACGAAAAGCGGGATAAAATCATGCCCATCAACAGCTCGCTAAACCTTTCCGCGCTGAAAGAAGCCGTGCAGTATTATCATCAAAAAACGGAAATGCCGGTCACTTACGAGTACCTTCTCTTCGATCAGTTCAACGACACCGCCGAAGACGCGCGCCGACTCGCCCGGATTTCGAAGTGGGCCCCGAGTAAGGTCAACATCATCATGTACAACAATGTCGCCGGCGTAGAACTCCAACGCGCCCGCGAAGGACGCCTTGACGCCTTCATGCGCGCCCTGCGCGATCAGCACGTTCGCGCAACCGTCCGCCGCAGCCGCGGCGACGACATCGACGCCGGCTGCGGACAGCTCGCCATCCGCGAAGGCGCCCCTAAAGGCAAAACCATCCGCAAAGACTGA
- a CDS encoding T9SS type A sorting domain-containing protein, which translates to MKHILQSAVLFGFALSLMAADLAEAQFFPHNDSTYAFVATTNAFGRIQTYDGEDGRWDSFDDKVIDRFYQMVGFDSNYVWNPNDDPDLNLIDTVYYAGEDDVMYFRELLMDNSFRANPPFDIEVHTMVRLFKDELYGLVRFGVVRQDERDFKLTALLRAKIFEEWGGETMEWDAGTERLYIFNNNAAIGIQALTTDPVGVVLMDFDEYDSTEPPRDNARDFARWDIMVEEDFPAGSINAGPDGGWAFMNFGDVSNIATGDTAYVWLAFTHGPDLDEVDDRLDAALAKAEDIGIIGDPVSVGPEGPEAPVRIALEQNYPNPFNPTTNIRFDVAEAGQVSLGVYDMLGRQVALLVNENLSAGTHTVSFDATNLSSGVYLYRLQAGGQTLTRSMTLMK; encoded by the coding sequence ATGAAACATATCTTACAATCTGCAGTGCTTTTTGGCTTTGCGCTGTCGCTGATGGCGGCTGATCTGGCTGAAGCACAGTTTTTTCCGCACAATGACTCAACCTACGCCTTTGTTGCGACGACCAATGCGTTCGGGCGCATTCAGACGTATGACGGCGAAGACGGCCGCTGGGATTCCTTCGATGACAAAGTCATAGATCGTTTTTATCAGATGGTAGGCTTCGACAGCAACTATGTCTGGAATCCGAATGATGATCCCGATCTCAACCTGATCGATACGGTGTATTATGCCGGTGAAGATGATGTGATGTATTTTCGCGAGCTGTTGATGGATAACTCGTTCCGTGCCAATCCACCTTTTGATATCGAAGTTCATACGATGGTTCGTCTCTTCAAGGACGAGCTTTACGGCCTTGTCCGTTTTGGCGTTGTGCGTCAGGATGAGCGTGATTTCAAGCTGACGGCCTTGCTGCGGGCTAAGATTTTCGAAGAGTGGGGCGGCGAAACCATGGAGTGGGACGCCGGCACCGAACGCCTGTACATTTTCAATAATAACGCGGCCATAGGCATTCAGGCGCTGACGACCGATCCGGTTGGCGTGGTGCTGATGGATTTCGATGAGTATGACAGCACGGAGCCACCCCGCGACAATGCCCGGGATTTTGCCCGTTGGGACATCATGGTTGAAGAAGATTTCCCCGCCGGATCTATTAACGCGGGACCTGACGGCGGCTGGGCTTTCATGAATTTCGGGGATGTCTCCAATATCGCAACCGGCGACACGGCCTATGTATGGCTGGCTTTTACGCACGGTCCGGATCTCGATGAAGTGGATGACCGTCTCGACGCAGCCCTTGCGAAAGCCGAAGATATTGGCATTATCGGCGATCCCGTTTCGGTTGGGCCTGAAGGACCGGAAGCTCCCGTTCGGATTGCGCTCGAGCAAAACTACCCGAACCCTTTCAATCCTACGACTAACATTCGCTTCGATGTGGCAGAAGCCGGGCAGGTGAGCCTTGGTGTGTACGATATGCTCGGCCGTCAGGTCGCTTTGCTGGTGAACGAGAACCTGAGCGCCGGTACGCACACGGTTTCCTTTGACGCTACCAACCTTTCTTCCGGCGTATATCTGTACCGCCTGCAGGCCGGTGGTCAGACCCTGACCCGCAGCATGACGCTGATGAAGTAA
- a CDS encoding TonB-dependent receptor: protein MKRIIFLSLFLVFAAGAELAFADKIAGRITDAQTGETLIGANVFILESAQGASTNLKGEFIILNVRPGTYTLRVTYIGYQTQIIQEVVVRTDLTTTVDVQLSPDGGLTGDEVVVVAEQPLIRRDETATRQSVSGDQIKDLPVQNFADVVALQSGVVSAGRRSFNIRGGRSNEVAFMIDGVMVRDPVSGSVATNLGNDIIEELTLLSGTFNAEYGNAMSGVINITTREGGNTFRGLAEVNQSFGFINEQADTLFGRPASNLYSFRLDGPILRDRLSFLISAEHYDETPFTPFGYDNGYNAFGKLTWRPVPGTKLNFSGRYSQENWQTYRHAYKYIPESWNIQESESFQGMVQLTQALGSRAALNATVSYFRQDFFRGLRKPVEDYLQTVTFRNPTFVGEFYASANPTSREETTTSTFNFRSDLIWAPNNTHEIKAGVQFQQFNIDWFEIINIQAVQPYITDVSGQRPYEGAVFIQDKIEQDNFVLNIGLRFDFANQRSNFRADPLRPESEVSSSPIYQLSPRIGISHPISASSILRFSYGRFFQNPDYRFIYENNFYEFGTREPLFGSPDLDAQRTTAYEFGLIHQFSERAAVTLSAYYKDIRGLIGTEYVAQGQLVNGRPAFTSYSFFVNEAYANVRGFELSADLRLTRNLDVLGSYTYSIAKGSASSELEGFPRRIEDTRLYFLNFDQRHLLNVRANLSFGENDGPQFFNLRPLANTNLGLVISGASGFPYTPTGRDIGFVERNSERQPFTYNIDLFASRSFTLAGSQQISLFANVTNLLNRRNVRNVYTDTGRPDEFTLRPQSEEWILNPSNWYPPRTTNFGLRYTF, encoded by the coding sequence ATGAAACGCATTATTTTTCTGAGCCTGTTCCTGGTTTTCGCTGCGGGCGCGGAGCTCGCTTTTGCCGATAAAATCGCCGGGCGAATTACCGACGCACAAACCGGTGAAACGCTCATCGGCGCCAATGTCTTCATTCTTGAATCCGCACAGGGGGCTTCAACCAATCTCAAAGGGGAGTTCATCATCCTGAACGTGCGCCCCGGCACCTACACCCTGCGCGTGACCTACATCGGCTATCAGACACAAATTATTCAGGAAGTTGTGGTCCGGACCGATCTCACCACAACCGTTGACGTACAGCTTTCGCCCGACGGCGGCCTGACCGGTGATGAAGTTGTTGTTGTTGCCGAACAGCCGCTCATTCGCCGGGATGAAACGGCAACGCGACAGTCCGTTTCCGGCGATCAGATCAAAGATCTGCCCGTGCAGAATTTTGCGGATGTCGTCGCCCTGCAAAGCGGGGTCGTTTCTGCGGGACGCCGTTCATTCAACATCCGCGGCGGCCGTTCCAACGAAGTCGCCTTCATGATTGACGGCGTGATGGTGCGCGACCCGGTCAGCGGCTCGGTTGCGACCAACCTGGGCAATGACATCATCGAAGAGCTCACGCTCCTTTCGGGCACCTTCAATGCCGAGTACGGCAATGCGATGTCGGGCGTGATCAACATCACAACGCGTGAAGGCGGCAACACCTTCCGCGGATTGGCGGAAGTGAACCAAAGCTTCGGCTTCATCAACGAACAGGCCGATACGCTGTTCGGGCGCCCCGCGAGCAATCTGTACAGCTTCCGGCTGGATGGCCCCATCCTGCGCGATCGCCTTAGTTTCCTGATTTCAGCGGAACACTACGACGAAACCCCCTTTACGCCTTTCGGCTACGACAACGGCTACAATGCCTTCGGGAAGCTGACCTGGCGGCCTGTTCCCGGCACCAAGCTGAACTTTTCGGGCCGTTACTCGCAGGAAAACTGGCAGACCTATCGTCACGCGTACAAGTACATTCCGGAAAGCTGGAATATTCAGGAATCGGAAAGTTTTCAGGGGATGGTGCAGCTCACGCAGGCGCTGGGCAGCCGCGCGGCGCTGAATGCGACCGTCAGCTATTTCCGGCAGGACTTTTTCCGCGGCCTCCGAAAACCAGTCGAAGACTACCTGCAGACGGTCACTTTCCGAAACCCGACTTTTGTGGGTGAGTTCTACGCTTCGGCCAACCCGACCTCCCGTGAAGAAACCACAACGAGTACCTTTAATTTCCGTTCCGACCTGATCTGGGCCCCGAACAACACGCACGAAATCAAGGCCGGGGTACAGTTTCAGCAATTCAACATTGATTGGTTTGAGATCATCAACATTCAGGCCGTGCAGCCCTACATCACGGATGTCAGCGGTCAGCGGCCCTATGAAGGGGCGGTTTTCATTCAGGATAAAATTGAGCAAGACAATTTCGTGCTCAACATCGGGCTGCGCTTCGATTTCGCGAATCAGCGGAGCAACTTCCGCGCTGACCCGCTGCGTCCGGAGTCGGAAGTCAGTTCGAGTCCGATTTATCAGCTGAGTCCGCGTATCGGGATTTCGCACCCGATTTCGGCGAGCTCCATCCTGCGCTTCAGCTACGGCCGCTTCTTTCAGAACCCGGATTACCGCTTCATCTACGAGAACAACTTCTACGAATTCGGCACCCGTGAGCCGCTGTTCGGCTCTCCTGATCTCGACGCGCAGCGCACAACCGCCTACGAATTCGGCCTCATCCATCAGTTTTCGGAGCGGGCCGCCGTCACGCTTTCGGCCTATTATAAAGACATCCGCGGCCTGATCGGCACCGAGTACGTGGCACAGGGACAGCTCGTGAACGGGCGTCCGGCCTTCACCTCGTACTCATTTTTTGTGAATGAAGCCTACGCCAACGTTCGCGGCTTTGAGCTCAGCGCCGACCTGCGCCTCACCCGCAACCTCGATGTGCTCGGCTCCTACACCTACTCCATCGCGAAGGGCAGCGCGAGTTCCGAGCTCGAAGGCTTCCCGCGCCGCATTGAAGATACCCGCCTCTATTTCCTCAATTTCGATCAGCGGCACCTTCTGAATGTACGCGCCAACCTGAGCTTCGGCGAAAATGATGGTCCGCAGTTTTTCAACCTCCGACCGCTGGCCAACACCAACCTCGGGCTGGTCATCAGCGGGGCATCGGGTTTCCCGTACACGCCAACGGGCCGCGATATCGGCTTCGTGGAGCGCAACAGCGAGCGGCAGCCCTTCACCTACAACATCGACCTGTTCGCAAGCCGCAGCTTCACCCTTGCGGGGTCACAGCAAATTTCGCTCTTCGCCAACGTCACCAATCTGTTGAACCGCCGCAACGTGCGAAACGTGTACACCGACACCGGACGCCCCGATGAGTTCACCCTTCGTCCGCAGTCGGAAGAGTGGATTCTGAACCCGAGCAACTGGTATCCGCCCCGCACTACCAACTTTGGCCTACGCTATACATTTTGA
- a CDS encoding MFS transporter → MGTNQSTYIRLSLMMFLQFFIWGGFFVTMGAYLLEVFRGEEGLNSIIGQAYATHNWAGLLAPLFVGLIADRYFNAERVNAVCHILGAGLLWYAATVTEPGTFIWVMFFYFMLYMPTLALVNAISFANIDNPDNDFPKIRVWGTIGWIVAGFVVAQTVLGFINVPIIAMLTGVENAQVTAIPLQMCAIISLIYGIYSFTLPAAPPQAKGKKFSVGEALGLDAIKLMGDRNFGIFALCSFLISIPLAFYYARTNDFIAAMAFGEASASFMAIGQMSEVLFMLLLPFFLIRLGVKWMLLIGMLAWTLRYFVFAAFPESAALLIFGIALHGVCYDFFFVTGQLYVDKKAPKAMRSSAQGLFALLTYGAGMLIGNYVLGWWGDNIGLDGSSMAGWLDGAFTFWIMPALLALAVAVLFFFTFWEKREIDEETAKAA, encoded by the coding sequence ATGGGGACTAACCAATCCACCTACATCAGGCTGAGCCTGATGATGTTTTTGCAGTTTTTCATTTGGGGGGGCTTTTTCGTAACGATGGGCGCCTACCTGCTTGAGGTCTTTAGGGGGGAAGAAGGGCTGAATTCCATTATCGGGCAGGCCTATGCGACCCACAACTGGGCCGGTCTGCTCGCGCCGCTGTTCGTTGGCTTAATTGCCGACCGTTATTTTAATGCAGAGCGCGTAAATGCGGTCTGCCACATTCTGGGCGCGGGTTTGCTCTGGTATGCCGCGACGGTCACAGAGCCGGGCACCTTCATCTGGGTGATGTTCTTCTACTTCATGCTCTACATGCCGACGCTTGCGCTTGTAAATGCGATTTCCTTCGCCAACATCGACAACCCGGATAATGACTTCCCGAAAATCCGGGTTTGGGGTACCATCGGCTGGATTGTGGCCGGATTTGTGGTCGCGCAAACCGTACTTGGCTTTATCAATGTGCCCATAATTGCTATGCTAACCGGGGTTGAAAACGCGCAGGTCACCGCTATTCCGCTGCAAATGTGTGCCATCATCTCCCTGATTTACGGGATTTACAGCTTCACCCTGCCTGCTGCCCCGCCGCAGGCTAAAGGCAAGAAATTCAGCGTAGGGGAAGCATTGGGCCTCGACGCCATCAAGCTTATGGGCGACCGCAACTTCGGTATTTTTGCCCTTTGTAGTTTTCTTATCAGCATTCCGCTGGCTTTCTATTATGCGCGTACAAACGACTTTATTGCTGCCATGGCCTTCGGTGAAGCTTCGGCTTCGTTCATGGCTATCGGGCAGATGAGCGAAGTGCTCTTCATGTTGTTACTCCCGTTTTTCCTGATTCGTCTGGGGGTTAAATGGATGCTCCTTATCGGCATGCTGGCCTGGACGCTGCGCTACTTTGTCTTCGCGGCCTTTCCGGAATCCGCGGCTCTTCTCATCTTCGGGATTGCGCTGCACGGCGTCTGTTACGATTTCTTCTTTGTGACCGGACAGCTGTATGTAGATAAGAAAGCGCCCAAAGCCATGCGATCAAGCGCGCAGGGCCTGTTTGCGCTGCTCACCTACGGTGCGGGAATGCTGATCGGGAACTACGTCCTCGGATGGTGGGGCGATAATATCGGACTCGACGGTTCATCAATGGCCGGCTGGCTCGACGGTGCCTTTACCTTCTGGATCATGCCTGCTCTGCTCGCCCTTGCGGTCGCGGTTCTGTTCTTCTTCACCTTCTGGGAGAAGCGCGAAATAGACGAAGAAACGGCTAAAGCCGCATAG
- a CDS encoding PorV/PorQ family protein: MMNTLKPSLLFTALLMLFWTDPAFSQSVNAGTSGAQFLKINAGARAEAMGGAFAGSANDATAVFWNPAGLAQIERGSVSFTNIPWWADVEINQFAAALNAGNLGVFGLSVVSLSVPEQEITTVDQPAGTGRFFDAGDLMVGLSYARKLLPQFSVGISAKYVNQRIWNQRASAVAFDIGTQYNFGYRNLTLGMTVSNFGPDMQYSGSDLAFFIPDRNDPSEAPGRRPLASLETLGFPLPLHFQVGAAIDAFDSRYLLWRLAADLKNPSDNYEMISFGTEFEFRLEFASVFGRGGYTFNNPDQKWSVGTGLMIDLSGYNIFVDYSWSEHEYLPGIQRLSVALSF; the protein is encoded by the coding sequence ATGATGAATACATTGAAACCAAGCTTGCTGTTCACCGCCTTACTGATGTTGTTTTGGACAGACCCCGCCTTTTCGCAGTCTGTGAATGCCGGTACGAGCGGCGCGCAGTTTCTCAAAATCAACGCCGGCGCACGGGCTGAAGCCATGGGCGGCGCCTTCGCGGGCAGCGCCAACGACGCAACCGCCGTTTTCTGGAACCCGGCAGGTCTCGCGCAAATTGAGCGGGGCTCGGTCAGCTTCACCAACATTCCGTGGTGGGCTGATGTGGAAATCAATCAGTTTGCGGCCGCGCTCAATGCAGGAAATCTTGGGGTGTTTGGCCTGAGCGTGGTCAGCCTCAGCGTGCCCGAACAGGAAATCACGACGGTCGATCAGCCGGCCGGTACCGGCCGCTTTTTTGACGCAGGCGATCTGATGGTCGGCCTTTCCTATGCCCGGAAGCTGTTGCCGCAGTTTTCGGTGGGCATCTCGGCTAAATATGTGAATCAGCGCATCTGGAATCAGCGGGCAAGTGCCGTCGCCTTCGATATTGGCACGCAATACAACTTCGGCTACCGCAACCTCACCCTCGGCATGACGGTCAGCAATTTCGGCCCCGACATGCAGTACAGCGGCTCGGACCTCGCCTTCTTCATACCCGACCGCAACGACCCCTCCGAAGCTCCCGGTCGTCGTCCGCTGGCGAGTCTCGAAACCCTCGGCTTCCCGCTGCCCCTGCATTTTCAGGTTGGTGCAGCCATAGACGCCTTCGATAGCCGCTACTTGCTGTGGCGCCTCGCGGCCGACCTCAAAAACCCGAGCGACAATTATGAAATGATTAGTTTTGGCACCGAGTTTGAATTCCGGCTGGAGTTTGCAAGCGTGTTTGGCCGGGGCGGCTACACCTTTAACAACCCCGATCAGAAGTGGTCGGTTGGAACCGGCCTGATGATTGACCTCAGCGGATACAATATTTTCGTAGATTATTCCTGGTCGGAGCATGAGTATTTGCCCGGCATTCAGCGGCTGAGTGTCGCTTTGTCTTTTTAA
- a CDS encoding fibronectin type III domain-containing protein: MKSFQLPSGKRRDDVPCVLNQVRAYSRLVFFRGMMAALLFLFLQPNPVTGQAQPGAAVQDARAQAKNPGGNGSGNEAAGAKGGAGLMGIEDRGFTTHNRSNIGMFLENRGKLYARSSAIGVSGEFPINSEQEYIYQLNPVVLFPGNVIQGRDTANEEWEAEFGFNNPESVRVATSTDPSTWPSRGWPVQDDDGNPIIISDQDTFAAYNDSLNREQILQISVYQTGYSFSSPLIRDAVIYTFDVVNHSNNTYEDMYFGMYSDFDIGNRAGTDYAGYLNDRMGLDEDLDFFYYFDNGFSPDWGGPTGHFGLTWISTPEVNGQRLGMTDLHYNLWQDTPLLDENPDWFYGVWTSNYDMVPEELWPQFFHPVEPGRRISDVSLIPETGMDLVNNSSSGPYTIAPGDTLTFVLAVVAGPDYAGIRQTVENVHQSFANDWLLPSPPPRPKLRAYADQNSVTLTWDNRSEMTPDPFTGEFDFQGYRLYRSIDQGRSWDQIDRNRNPNVGSDPVPIAVFDLDDEDGIQYSFTDDTVREGFTYWYSLVAYDRGLPDLGSLSTPIGSNEDEINIAVITPRTVAGDWLGSQVRLADHVQGAATDSVFLRVLDPLDLDFGEYDITFGRMGQPETTILTEVISEPLDPALTPPTTFTVSWSAADVFSVRNDAAGRNRIRNEAYVPGQRYEIEEDHIAFTFIEGSDDPDLRPQAGDVLRIIPALQVTSRSTGDVVLPKRPYLRDREFVTSDGVGLTLRHNPFRITRSSSRLSLNIADASFGALLSQTYTGEIRAVEADSIEVRITRASNNQQSTHRIENGGLISLTRFSFTLTLDFDGIQPQSLVGATFSIETTPVRFPTENDLFRYEKDAGTVRTDASEDILSRINVVPNPYLVSNAWEPDVSLTRREPERLIRFRNLPNEATIHIFTMAGERIKTLQKSDSSGEIGWNLRTEAGREIAPGVYIYLVRSNVGEHISRFAVIK, translated from the coding sequence ATGAAATCATTTCAGTTACCATCAGGAAAACGCAGGGATGATGTACCCTGTGTCCTGAACCAGGTCCGTGCTTATTCCCGCCTTGTTTTTTTTCGGGGGATGATGGCTGCCTTGCTTTTCCTGTTTCTTCAGCCGAATCCGGTCACCGGTCAGGCCCAGCCGGGGGCAGCCGTTCAGGACGCCCGTGCTCAGGCCAAAAATCCGGGCGGTAACGGAAGCGGTAACGAAGCCGCTGGTGCCAAAGGCGGAGCCGGACTCATGGGCATTGAAGACCGCGGCTTCACGACGCACAACCGCAGCAACATCGGCATGTTCCTCGAAAACCGCGGCAAGCTGTACGCCCGCTCAAGTGCCATCGGCGTTTCGGGCGAATTCCCCATCAACTCCGAACAAGAGTACATCTATCAGCTCAACCCGGTCGTGCTCTTTCCCGGCAACGTGATTCAGGGCCGGGATACCGCCAATGAAGAGTGGGAAGCCGAGTTCGGTTTCAACAATCCGGAAAGTGTGCGGGTCGCGACTTCAACCGATCCTTCAACCTGGCCCTCCCGCGGCTGGCCTGTGCAGGATGATGACGGCAATCCCATCATCATCTCCGATCAGGATACCTTTGCGGCCTACAACGACAGCCTGAACCGGGAACAGATTCTGCAAATCAGCGTGTATCAGACCGGTTATTCTTTTTCCTCGCCGCTTATACGCGACGCCGTCATTTACACTTTCGATGTCGTCAATCATTCCAACAACACCTATGAAGACATGTATTTCGGCATGTACAGCGATTTCGACATCGGCAACCGGGCTGGCACGGACTACGCCGGTTACCTCAACGACCGCATGGGGCTGGATGAAGACTTGGATTTTTTCTACTACTTCGATAACGGCTTCTCGCCGGACTGGGGCGGCCCGACCGGTCACTTTGGCCTGACCTGGATTTCCACGCCCGAAGTGAACGGGCAGCGGCTCGGCATGACCGATCTGCACTACAACCTCTGGCAGGATACCCCCTTGCTCGACGAAAACCCGGATTGGTTTTACGGCGTGTGGACCTCCAACTACGACATGGTGCCGGAAGAACTCTGGCCGCAGTTCTTCCATCCGGTTGAGCCAGGACGCCGCATTTCTGACGTCAGCCTGATTCCCGAAACCGGCATGGATCTGGTGAACAACTCCTCATCCGGACCCTACACCATCGCACCGGGTGATACCCTAACCTTTGTGCTCGCGGTCGTCGCAGGCCCGGATTACGCAGGTATCCGGCAGACCGTAGAAAACGTCCATCAGTCCTTTGCCAACGACTGGCTCCTGCCTTCTCCGCCCCCAAGACCCAAGCTCCGTGCCTACGCCGACCAAAACAGCGTAACCCTCACCTGGGACAACCGCTCCGAAATGACGCCCGACCCTTTCACCGGCGAATTCGACTTTCAGGGCTACCGCCTGTACCGCTCCATAGATCAGGGCCGAAGCTGGGATCAGATTGACCGAAACCGAAATCCGAACGTCGGTTCCGATCCTGTGCCCATCGCAGTTTTTGATCTGGATGATGAAGACGGCATTCAGTATTCCTTCACGGATGATACGGTGCGGGAAGGCTTCACCTACTGGTACAGCCTGGTAGCCTACGACCGCGGCCTGCCCGACCTGGGCTCGCTTTCCACGCCCATTGGCAGCAACGAAGATGAAATCAACATCGCGGTCATTACGCCCCGAACCGTAGCCGGCGACTGGCTCGGTTCACAGGTACGCCTCGCGGATCACGTGCAGGGCGCCGCGACCGATTCCGTTTTTCTGCGCGTCCTCGATCCGCTTGACCTCGATTTCGGTGAATACGACATCACCTTTGGCCGCATGGGTCAGCCCGAAACGACCATCCTCACCGAAGTCATTTCCGAACCGCTTGATCCCGCGCTCACCCCGCCAACGACCTTCACCGTGAGCTGGAGCGCAGCGGACGTATTCTCCGTCCGCAACGACGCGGCAGGGCGGAACCGGATCCGGAATGAAGCCTACGTGCCGGGGCAGCGCTACGAAATCGAAGAAGACCACATTGCCTTCACCTTCATCGAAGGCTCCGATGATCCCGATTTGCGCCCGCAGGCCGGCGACGTACTCCGCATCATTCCGGCCCTGCAGGTTACAAGCCGCAGTACCGGAGACGTTGTGCTGCCAAAGCGTCCTTATCTGCGGGACCGCGAATTCGTGACAAGCGACGGGGTAGGCCTCACCCTGCGGCACAATCCCTTCCGCATCACCCGCTCAAGTAGCCGCCTTTCGCTGAATATTGCGGACGCAAGTTTTGGCGCCCTCCTCAGCCAAACCTACACCGGGGAGATCCGCGCTGTTGAAGCCGATAGTATTGAAGTGCGCATCACCCGTGCAAGCAACAATCAGCAAAGCACACACCGCATCGAAAACGGCGGCCTCATCAGCCTTACCCGCTTTTCCTTCACCCTCACCCTTGACTTTGACGGCATTCAGCCGCAGTCGCTGGTTGGGGCGACCTTCAGCATAGAAACAACCCCCGTACGCTTCCCAACCGAAAACGACTTGTTCCGCTATGAAAAAGACGCGGGCACGGTACGGACTGACGCGAGTGAAGATATCCTCTCGCGCATCAACGTCGTGCCGAATCCCTATCTGGTCAGCAATGCCTGGGAGCCGGACGTGAGCCTGACCCGCCGTGAACCGGAACGCCTCATCCGCTTCCGCAACCTGCCCAATGAAGCGACCATCCACATTTTCACCATGGCAGGGGAGCGCATCAAAACGCTGCAAAAAAGCGATTCATCCGGCGAGATCGGCTGGAACCTGCGTACGGAAGCGGGCCGCGAAATAGCGCCCGGCGTGTATATCTACCTCGTCCGGTCCAACGTGGGCGAACACATCAGCCGCTTTGCGGTCATCAAATAG